Proteins co-encoded in one Epinephelus moara isolate mb chromosome 13, YSFRI_EMoa_1.0, whole genome shotgun sequence genomic window:
- the ppm1bb gene encoding protein phosphatase 1bb isoform X1, translating into MGAFLDKPKTEKHSAHGEGNGLRYGLSSMQGWRVEMEDAHTAVVGLPHGLTDWSFFAVYDGHAGSRVANYCSGHLLEHILSGGADFSSGSGSVEGVKDGIRSGFLNIDEYMRSFSDLRQGLDRSGSTAVCVLVSPTHLYFINCGDSRAVLSRDTKVGFSTQDHKPCNPREKERIQNAGGSVMIQRVNGSLAVSRALGDYDYKCVDGKGPTEQLVSPEPEVCVLERAAEGDEFVVLACDGIWDVMSNEELCEFVRSRLLVCDDLEKVCNSVVDTCLHKGSRDNMSVVLVCLPGAPKISEEAVKKEEELDKYLETRVEELLGNCGEGGVPDLVSVLRSIATENIPNLPPGGGLASKRSVIEAVYNKLNPHREEEGACAGGEEESEEGGGSTAAHLLEALRQFRLHHRGQYRTVLEESLAAYHLRGESAAEGAGEGRRTSDDDDDDDDGQQQTASPPTPPSPPPSPATAELEASPDAPAPDPYSD; encoded by the exons ATGGGTGCATTCCTGGACAAGCCGAAGACGGAGAAGCATAGTGCCCACGGTGAGGGCAATGGGCTGCGCTATGGCCTGAGCTCCATGCAGGGCTGGCGGGTGGAGATGGAGGATGCCCACACAGCTGTGGTGGGCCTCCCCCATGGACTCACCGACTGGTCCTTCTTTGCTGTCTATGATGGTCACGCAGGCTCCCGGGTGGCCAACTACTGCTCCGGCCACTTGCTGGAACACATCTTGTCAGGAGGGGCCGACTTCAGTTCCGGATCTGGCTCCGTGGAGGGCGTGAAGGACGGCATCCGCTCGGGCTTCCTGAACATTGACGAGTACATGCGTAGCTTCTCTGACCTGCGGCAGGGCCTGGACCGCAGTGGATCAACAGCAGTGTGCGTGTTGGTCAGCCCGACCCACCTCTACTTCATTAACTGCGGCGACTCGCGCGCCGTGCTGAGTCGAGACACCAAGGTGGGCTTCTCCACCCAGGACCACAAGCCCTGCAACCCCCGCGAAAAGGAGCGCATCCAGAACGCTGGCGGCTCAGTCATGATCCAGAGGGTAAACGGCTCCCTGGCTGTGTCCCGGGCCCTGGGGGACTACGACTATAAATGTGTGGATGGTAAGGGCCCCACGGAGCAGCTGGTGAGTCCTGAgcctgaggtgtgtgtgttggagcgGGCGGCCGAAGGAGACGAGTTTGTGGTGCTGGCATGTGATGGAATCTGGGATGTCATGTCCAACGAGGAGCTGTGTGAATTTGTCCGCTCACGACTCCTGGTGTGTGATGACCTGGAGAAGGTCTGTAACTCAGTGGTGGACACCTGTCTGCATAAG GGGAGCAGGGACAATATGAGTGTGGTGCTGGTGTGTTTACCCGGAGCTCCCAAGATCTCAGAGGAGGCTGTGAAGAAAGAAGAGGAATTGGATAAGTACCTGGAGACCCGTGTTGAGG agtTACTGGGGAACTGTGGGGAGGGGGGAGTCCCTGACCTGGTGTCGGTCCTGAGGAGCATTGCCACAGAGAACATCCCCAACCTTCCACCTGGCGGAGGCCTGGCCAGCAA acGGAGTGTGATCGAGGCGGTGTACAACAAGCTGAACCCTCACAGAGAAGAGGAAGGG GCCTGTGcggggggagaggaggagagtgaggaGGGAGGTGGCAGCACGGCGGCTCATCTGCTGGAGGCACTGCGGCAGTTCCGCCTGCACCACCGGGGGCAGTACCGCACGGTGCTGGAGGAGTCCCTGGCCGCCTACCACCTGCGGGGGGAGAGCGCTGCGGAGGGAGCAGGGGAGGGCAGGAGGACCTCCGACGACGATGACGATGACGACGACGGCCAGCAGCAGACTGCCTCCCCTCCCACTCCCCCCTCGCCCCCGCCCTCACCTGCCACTGCAGAGCTGGAGGCCAGCCCAGATGCGCCCGCCCCTGATCCCTACTCTGACTGA
- the ppm1bb gene encoding protein phosphatase 1bb isoform X2 has product MGAFLDKPKTEKHSAHGEGNGLRYGLSSMQGWRVEMEDAHTAVVGLPHGLTDWSFFAVYDGHAGSRVANYCSGHLLEHILSGGADFSSGSGSVEGVKDGIRSGFLNIDEYMRSFSDLRQGLDRSGSTAVCVLVSPTHLYFINCGDSRAVLSRDTKVGFSTQDHKPCNPREKERIQNAGGSVMIQRVNGSLAVSRALGDYDYKCVDGKGPTEQLVSPEPEVCVLERAAEGDEFVVLACDGIWDVMSNEELCEFVRSRLLVCDDLEKVCNSVVDTCLHKGSRDNMSVVLVCLPGAPKISEEAVKKEEELDKYLETRVEELLGNCGEGGVPDLVSVLRSIATENIPNLPPGGGLASKRSVIEAVYNKLNPHREEEGSAGELEDPW; this is encoded by the exons ATGGGTGCATTCCTGGACAAGCCGAAGACGGAGAAGCATAGTGCCCACGGTGAGGGCAATGGGCTGCGCTATGGCCTGAGCTCCATGCAGGGCTGGCGGGTGGAGATGGAGGATGCCCACACAGCTGTGGTGGGCCTCCCCCATGGACTCACCGACTGGTCCTTCTTTGCTGTCTATGATGGTCACGCAGGCTCCCGGGTGGCCAACTACTGCTCCGGCCACTTGCTGGAACACATCTTGTCAGGAGGGGCCGACTTCAGTTCCGGATCTGGCTCCGTGGAGGGCGTGAAGGACGGCATCCGCTCGGGCTTCCTGAACATTGACGAGTACATGCGTAGCTTCTCTGACCTGCGGCAGGGCCTGGACCGCAGTGGATCAACAGCAGTGTGCGTGTTGGTCAGCCCGACCCACCTCTACTTCATTAACTGCGGCGACTCGCGCGCCGTGCTGAGTCGAGACACCAAGGTGGGCTTCTCCACCCAGGACCACAAGCCCTGCAACCCCCGCGAAAAGGAGCGCATCCAGAACGCTGGCGGCTCAGTCATGATCCAGAGGGTAAACGGCTCCCTGGCTGTGTCCCGGGCCCTGGGGGACTACGACTATAAATGTGTGGATGGTAAGGGCCCCACGGAGCAGCTGGTGAGTCCTGAgcctgaggtgtgtgtgttggagcgGGCGGCCGAAGGAGACGAGTTTGTGGTGCTGGCATGTGATGGAATCTGGGATGTCATGTCCAACGAGGAGCTGTGTGAATTTGTCCGCTCACGACTCCTGGTGTGTGATGACCTGGAGAAGGTCTGTAACTCAGTGGTGGACACCTGTCTGCATAAG GGGAGCAGGGACAATATGAGTGTGGTGCTGGTGTGTTTACCCGGAGCTCCCAAGATCTCAGAGGAGGCTGTGAAGAAAGAAGAGGAATTGGATAAGTACCTGGAGACCCGTGTTGAGG agtTACTGGGGAACTGTGGGGAGGGGGGAGTCCCTGACCTGGTGTCGGTCCTGAGGAGCATTGCCACAGAGAACATCCCCAACCTTCCACCTGGCGGAGGCCTGGCCAGCAA acGGAGTGTGATCGAGGCGGTGTACAACAAGCTGAACCCTCACAGAGAAGAGGAAGGG AGCGCCGGTGAGCTGGAAGACCCCTGGTAG
- the six3b gene encoding homeobox protein SIX3b — translation MVFRSPLDFFSASRILLPHFTDGPPILARSRSPEDPPSACPPLALPGLCFSAAQIASVCETLEETGDIERLARFLWSLPVTANGRDSISEHESVQRARAVVAYHTGSFRELYHILETHRFTRASHGKLQAMWLEAHYREAEKLRGRPLGPVDKYRVRKKFPLPRTIWDGEQKTHCFKERTRGLLREWYLQDPYPNPGKKRELAHATGLTPTQVGNWFKNRRQRDRAAAAKNRLQHHRMCPDGARSLSGGECSPDESGERADGETLLSVTDSDSDLDV, via the exons ATGGTGTTCAGATCGCCGCTCGACTTTTTCTCAGCCTCCCGGATCCTGCTGCCACACTTCACGGATGGGCCCCCTATTCTGGCCCGCTCCCGCTCCCCGGAGGAccctccctctgcctgtccTCCCCTGGCTCTCCCGGGGTTGTGTTTCTCCGCGGCGCAGATCGCCAGCGTCTGCGAGACTCTGGAGGAGACCGGAGACATCGAGCGGCTGGCCCGGTTCCTCTGGTCACTCCCGGTGACCGCAAACGGCCGCGACTCCATCTCTGAGCACGAGTCCGTGCAGCGGGCTCGCGCCGTGGTGGCTTACCACACCGGGAGTTTCCGCGAGCTTTATCACATCCTGGAGACGCACCGCTTTACGCGCGCCTCGCACGGTAAACTGCAGGCAATGTGGCTGGAGGCGCACTACCGGGAGGCGGAGAAGCTCCGGGGGCGACCGCTCGGACCTGTTGATAAGTACCGCGTGAGGAAGAAGTTCCCGTTACCGAGGACAATCTGGGACGGTGAGCAGAAGACGCACTGCTTCAAAGAGCGCACACGGGGGCTGCTAAGAGAGTGGTACCTGCAGGACCCGTACCCGAATCCCGGGAAGAAGCGGGAGCTGGCGCACGCAACCGGACTCACACCGACTCAGGTTGGGAACTGGTTCAAAAACCGGAGACAGAGAGACCGGGCGGCAGCAGCAAAAAACAG GTTGCAGCACCACCGGATGTGTCCAGACGGTGCGCGGTCACTAAGCGGAGGAGAGTGCAGTCCAGACGAAAGCGGGGAGCGCGCAGATGGAGAAACTCTCCTCTCAGTAACGGACAGTGACTCTGACTTGGATGTTTGA